The nucleotide sequence TGCACCTAAAAATTGTTGTTAATAAATAATAATGATGGATGAATAAATGAATTGTAGCATAAATATATGTTTTAACTAAACCTACTTATTTATTTAATTTTACAGCCATGCATATTGTATGAAAAAAGGGGGCTTGCAACCAAGCCCCTTAAATTAAAAATACACTATATATAGTTAATACTTAGCTTTTACGGCCTTTAGCGATACCCACAAAAGAATCTACCTTAAGTGAAGCGCCACCAACTAGGCCGCCATCGATATCTGGTTGACCGAGCAGCTCGGCAGCATTATCAGGTTTAACGCTACCACCATAAAGAATGCGCACAGTATCAGCCCAAGCAGTATCTTTGGTGCGCAGAAGACTACGAATAAAAGCGTGTGCTTCTTGTGCTTGTATAGGGGTAGCAACTTTACCAGTACCAATTGCCCAAACAGGTTCATAGGCAATGATTAATTTAGCTAAGTCGGCAACTGCAAAACCAGCGAGAGCGCCTTCGAGTTGCTTTTTAACAATTTCGTTGGTTTTGCCAGCTTCACGTTGTTCTAATGTTTCACCAACGCATAAAATTGGCACTAAACCAGCGCGCAAGGTGGCTTGTAAACGCTTGTTTGAGCTTTCGTTGGTTTCACCAAAATATTGGCGACGTTCAGAGTGCGCAATGAGAGTATAAGTGCAACCAGCTTCTTTAATCATTGGGCCAGAGATGCAACCAGTAAATGCACCTTGATCTTCATAAAACATTTCTTGCGCAGAAACCCCAATATTTGAGCCAGCAAGCTTTTGCGCAACAGCATGAATGGCTAAATATGGTGGAGCAACGGCAAAATCACAATCTTTAATAGACGCAACCGCGTCACGGAGTTCTGTAACAAAGCTTACTGCTTCGCTAACGGTTTTGAACATTTTCCAGTTGCCTGCAATTAACTGACGGCGGGCCATAATAATAATCCTTACTTAAAAAGTTAAGTTTTAAAACACAGCCAGGTGATATTTAAAAACACCTGACCAGAAAAAATTGATTTATTTTTTACGTCATCACCAGAAGTATCAATATATTGAATTAACTCCTGGGTTGTCGCATACGCGGCATTGACGATAAATTTTAAATTTAGCTTAAAACAACAATACCTGGCAGTGAGCCATTTTCAATAAACTCTAAACTGGCGCCACCACCGGTTGATACATGATCGATTTTGTCTTGAATGCCAGCTTTTTCGATTGCTGAAACTGAATCGCCACCACCGACTACCGTGAATGCTTCAGAATTAGCAACAGCTTGCGCTAAAGCATTGGTGCCCGCCGCAAATTGTGACCATTCAAAGACGCCCATGGGGCCATTCCAAAAGACAGTGGCAGCTTGGGCAATACGTTCGCTATAGAGTTTGCGAGTCTGCGGACCAATATCGAGAGCAAGTTTACCAGCGGGAATATTTTGTGTGGTTACTGCTATCAAAGTCGCATCTTCGCTAAAGGTATCGGCGCAGGAATGATCGATGGGTAATAAGATATCAACCCCGCGATCTTTGGCGCGTTTGAGCAATTCTTGGGAGTGACGAACTTGATCTTCTTCAAATTTTGAACCACCAACATCAACACCTTGCGCCTTTAAAAAGGTATAAGCCATAGCACCGCCAATAAGCAGAGTATCGGCTTTACCTACGAGTGAACCCAAAACCCCAATTTTATCAGCAACCTTGGCGCCACCTAAGATAGCAACAAATGGTTTTTGAGGGTTGTTGACTAACTTAGAGATAGATTGC is from Deltaproteobacteria bacterium and encodes:
- a CDS encoding triose-phosphate isomerase yields the protein MARRQLIAGNWKMFKTVSEAVSFVTELRDAVASIKDCDFAVAPPYLAIHAVAQKLAGSNIGVSAQEMFYEDQGAFTGCISGPMIKEAGCTYTLIAHSERRQYFGETNESSNKRLQATLRAGLVPILCVGETLEQREAGKTNEIVKKQLEGALAGFAVADLAKLIIAYEPVWAIGTGKVATPIQAQEAHAFIRSLLRTKDTAWADTVRILYGGSVKPDNAAELLGQPDIDGGLVGGASLKVDSFVGIAKGRKS
- a CDS encoding phosphoglycerate kinase, whose protein sequence is MRSIRDLNLEGKAVFMRLDLNVPMKDGKVTSDARINAALPTIKFALDKGARLAITSHLGRPKGKRDMKYSLEPVGARLSEILGKDVLFAEDCIGDGVKGMVKNLRPGGIILLENVRFHEGETKNDPEFAKALAAPFEVFVNDAFGSSHREHASVTGIVKYVQASGGGFLLEKEVQSISKLVNNPQKPFVAILGGAKVADKIGVLGSLVGKADTLLIGGAMAYTFLKAQGVDVGGSKFEEDQVRHSQELLKRAKDRGVDILLPIDHSCADTFSEDATLIAVTTQNIPAGKLALDIGPQTRKLYSERIAQAATVFWNGPMGVFEWSQFAAGTNALAQAVANSEAFTVVGGGDSVSAIEKAGIQDKIDHVSTGGGASLEFIENGSLPGIVVLS